One segment of Maridesulfovibrio ferrireducens DNA contains the following:
- a CDS encoding N-6 DNA methylase, whose translation MFEQTFKNIDNVLRKEAGCSSELDYTEQTSWMLFLKYLDDLEVDRAGKAELRGKSYTHIIDEAYRWSKWAAPKKDDGSYDHDTALTGDDLISYIDEELFPYLKGFKQRASSSDTIEYKIGEIFGEIKNKFQSGYSLRDALELMNKLTFKSQREKHELSHLYETKIKNMGNAGRNGGEYYTPRPLIRAMIQVVNPVIGETIYDGACGSAGFLCESYDYLRHGADGKGTDLSTGQLTALQTATFYGKEKKSLAYVIAIMNLILHGIDAPNILHTNTLAENLADVEEKDRYDIILANPPFGGSERPEVQQNFPIKASETAFLFLQHFIKYLKAGGRAAVVIKNTFLSNSDNASKALRQELLENCNLHTVLDCPGGTFLGAGVKTVVLFFEKGVSTEKIWYYQLDPGRNMGKTNCLNDDDLKEFVELQKRFAESEKSWSVDIKDVDQGSFDLSTKNPNAPEEEPLRKPEDILAEMVVLDAETAEILGAVRGML comes from the coding sequence ATGTTTGAGCAGACATTTAAAAATATAGATAATGTACTTAGAAAAGAAGCAGGATGCTCCTCAGAGCTTGATTATACTGAGCAGACTTCATGGATGTTGTTTCTAAAATATCTTGATGATCTTGAAGTTGACCGTGCGGGCAAAGCAGAACTGCGCGGCAAGAGCTACACCCATATTATTGATGAAGCGTACCGCTGGTCTAAGTGGGCTGCCCCTAAAAAAGATGACGGCAGTTATGATCACGATACAGCCCTTACCGGTGATGACCTTATTTCATACATTGATGAAGAGCTTTTCCCGTATTTGAAAGGATTCAAGCAGCGAGCGTCTTCGTCTGATACTATAGAATATAAGATCGGCGAAATTTTCGGCGAAATCAAAAATAAGTTCCAGTCCGGTTATTCCCTGCGGGATGCGCTTGAGCTGATGAATAAGCTCACTTTCAAATCCCAGAGAGAGAAACACGAGCTTTCCCATCTTTACGAAACCAAGATTAAAAACATGGGTAATGCCGGTCGCAACGGTGGTGAATACTACACACCGAGGCCGCTTATTCGTGCAATGATACAAGTTGTTAATCCTGTAATAGGCGAAACAATATATGACGGTGCGTGCGGTTCTGCGGGATTCTTATGCGAAAGTTATGATTACCTGAGGCATGGCGCAGACGGCAAAGGCACAGACTTAAGCACCGGACAGCTGACCGCTCTGCAAACTGCTACTTTCTACGGTAAAGAAAAGAAGTCCCTAGCCTACGTTATCGCCATCATGAATTTGATTTTGCACGGCATTGATGCACCTAACATCCTGCACACCAACACTTTGGCAGAGAACCTCGCTGATGTTGAAGAAAAAGACCGCTACGATATTATCCTTGCCAACCCGCCTTTTGGAGGCAGCGAGAGACCGGAAGTTCAGCAGAATTTCCCGATCAAGGCCAGTGAAACCGCATTTCTGTTTTTGCAGCATTTTATCAAATATCTGAAAGCTGGCGGTAGGGCGGCGGTCGTTATCAAGAATACTTTCCTTTCTAACTCTGACAATGCATCCAAGGCATTACGGCAGGAATTACTTGAGAATTGCAATCTGCACACGGTCTTAGATTGTCCCGGTGGAACGTTTCTAGGGGCGGGGGTTAAAACGGTCGTGCTGTTTTTTGAGAAGGGCGTTTCTACTGAGAAGATTTGGTATTATCAGTTAGATCCCGGTAGGAATATGGGGAAGACTAATTGCCTTAATGATGATGATTTGAAAGAGTTCGTTGAGTTGCAGAAGCGTTTTGCTGAGTCTGAGAAATCTTGGTCTGTTGATATTAAGGATGTTGATCAGGGTAGTTTTGATCTTTCTACCAAGAATCCTAATGCGCCGGAAGAAGAGCCGCTTCGGAAGCCGGAAGATATTTTGGCGGAGATGGTGGTGCTTGATGCTGAGACTGCTGAGATTTTGGGTGCGGTTCGGGGGATGTTGTAA
- a CDS encoding HlyD family type I secretion periplasmic adaptor subunit, whose protein sequence is MSPENRKVRINKKDSLHLSQALLLEETGVPRLVRYVIITLTLVIASFIGWASVTKIDEVAVSSGKIIPSGHIKRVQSEDGGIVSAILVRDGEAVKKGQDLIIMDPTVSVSNLDQHLGRLAALDLRKERLAALIDGRKPDYSKVDDRYKDLAAQQRRLHAQKIESMNASRAILNNQINQYKAELRNLDSRENTLRQQNDLLKEEYLSYEGLFKQELVGKSEYFGVKRQFLQVQESLHQIPVHRIQVGEKLTESKNRLVKLKEEALESWMSELTVVEAEASEIHEIIKRFQMDVFQLSVKAPQDGVIHNLQVNSLGEIVKPGETVLELVPAGKELIAEVHISSRDVGHIQVGQPVTIKFTAYDFARYGGVKGKLIDISPTTIVGEKGRVYYEGTVTLDKSYLEKNNQKLQVLPGMTIMADIRTGEKTLIGYFMKPIYLSLQQSFRER, encoded by the coding sequence ATGAGCCCTGAAAACAGAAAAGTTCGCATCAATAAAAAAGATTCTCTGCATCTCTCGCAGGCATTACTGCTTGAAGAGACAGGAGTGCCGAGGCTTGTACGCTACGTCATTATTACTCTGACGCTGGTCATTGCGTCGTTTATCGGTTGGGCATCCGTTACAAAAATTGACGAAGTGGCTGTTAGCAGCGGCAAAATCATTCCTTCTGGTCATATAAAAAGGGTTCAGAGCGAAGATGGTGGAATTGTTTCAGCCATTCTGGTTCGAGATGGGGAAGCTGTTAAAAAAGGGCAGGACCTTATCATAATGGATCCGACTGTATCTGTCTCCAATTTGGATCAGCATCTTGGGAGGCTGGCTGCTCTGGATTTACGTAAAGAAAGGCTTGCTGCTTTGATTGATGGCAGAAAACCGGACTATTCAAAAGTGGATGACCGCTATAAGGATCTTGCCGCCCAGCAAAGAAGACTTCATGCGCAAAAGATTGAGTCTATGAATGCTTCGAGGGCTATCCTTAATAATCAAATAAATCAGTATAAAGCTGAACTTAGAAATCTGGACAGCAGAGAGAATACTTTGCGTCAACAAAACGATCTTTTGAAGGAAGAGTATCTATCATATGAAGGACTTTTCAAACAGGAACTGGTCGGTAAAAGTGAATACTTTGGTGTAAAAAGGCAGTTTTTACAGGTTCAGGAAAGTCTGCATCAGATTCCGGTACATCGTATTCAGGTTGGCGAAAAGCTTACTGAAAGTAAGAATAGACTTGTTAAGCTAAAAGAAGAAGCTCTTGAATCATGGATGTCCGAGCTTACGGTAGTAGAAGCTGAGGCTTCAGAGATACATGAAATAATAAAGCGATTTCAGATGGATGTATTCCAGTTGTCCGTGAAAGCACCACAGGATGGAGTAATTCATAATCTTCAGGTTAATTCGCTGGGGGAGATAGTCAAACCCGGAGAAACTGTGCTTGAACTTGTTCCTGCAGGGAAGGAGCTTATTGCCGAAGTTCATATTTCGTCACGCGACGTAGGGCATATTCAAGTGGGCCAGCCTGTGACAATAAAATTCACAGCTTATGATTTTGCCCGTTATGGCGGAGTGAAAGGTAAGTTAATTGATATTTCACCCACAACTATCGTTGGCGAAAAGGGCCGTGTTTATTACGAGGGAACAGTAACTTTAGATAAGAGTTACCTCGAAAAAAACAATCAAAAGTTGCAAGTTTTACCCGGAATGACCATTATGGCAGATATCCGAACTGGGGAAAAAACACTGATCGGTTATTTTATGAAGCCGATTTATCTATCGCTGCAGCAGTCTTTTCGTGAAAGGTAG